Proteins encoded in a region of the Fulvitalea axinellae genome:
- a CDS encoding YdcF family protein, translated as MKTLKYIHLILFVWILAHLTYTAVDGLTGTPPPSDFAVVFGNTVNPDGSLSPRLKARVDKSLELYEKRLVKKIFVSGGIGKEGHPEGTRMAEYLRKKGIPPQDILTDDKGNNTRLTAQNFVETQGKKSSVIVVSQYYHLTRAKLAFAQEGLTKVSSVSADYHEKRDAVSLLREFLAYYKYLLFP; from the coding sequence ATGAAGACCCTAAAATATATACACCTAATCCTTTTCGTATGGATTCTGGCGCACCTTACCTACACCGCCGTTGACGGCCTCACCGGCACGCCGCCACCCAGCGACTTCGCCGTTGTTTTCGGTAATACTGTTAACCCGGACGGATCCCTATCACCCCGACTGAAGGCCCGTGTTGACAAAAGTTTGGAGCTCTACGAAAAACGTCTCGTCAAAAAAATATTCGTAAGCGGAGGCATAGGCAAAGAAGGCCATCCCGAAGGTACCCGAATGGCCGAGTATCTTCGAAAAAAAGGAATCCCGCCACAAGACATCCTCACCGATGACAAAGGCAATAATACCCGGTTAACCGCCCAGAACTTTGTAGAAACCCAAGGCAAGAAGTCCTCAGTCATTGTCGTAAGCCAATACTATCACCTTACCCGTGCCAAACTGGCTTTTGCCCAAGAGGGCCTGACAAAAGTATCCTCCGTCTCCGCCGACTACCACGAAAAACGTGACGCCGTATCACTTCTCCGGGAGTTCCTGGCTTATTACAAATACCTACTTTTTCCCTAA
- a CDS encoding ParB/Srx family N-terminal domain-containing protein — protein sequence MKKKFASSFNAKPSPKNTGALAMMAQKAVDEFDILPELQKFIRPHREHEFEQLLENIRNEGVRDPLVTFLLDGRKVLVDGHHRWKAIQQIQSEGARVDYSEKNLDIQTIDQAKDWMIDNQLGRRNLTEAERTYYVGLRYNHEKIKDAKTQQEPLGKFFRTGDKAKEIGLQNDMTDRSVRNAAQYAQGLDLIGEIAPETKEAVLKGETKIKKADLQAIAAGKVAPEAILAKTQPKTDPKTGAPENQTTELRMPVKDRVIQQGLSNEEVKKLNSAYDKTEQVIRQLIKSGYPKAEIRWMLSQAVAKTKK from the coding sequence ATGAAAAAGAAATTCGCTAGCAGCTTCAACGCCAAACCAAGCCCGAAAAACACCGGAGCGCTCGCCATGATGGCCCAAAAAGCCGTCGACGAGTTCGACATCCTCCCCGAACTCCAAAAATTCATTCGCCCCCATAGGGAACACGAATTCGAACAACTCCTCGAAAACATCCGCAACGAAGGCGTCCGCGACCCTCTCGTAACCTTCCTCCTCGACGGCCGAAAAGTCCTTGTCGACGGCCACCACCGCTGGAAAGCCATACAGCAAATCCAAAGCGAAGGCGCACGGGTGGACTATTCCGAAAAAAACCTCGACATCCAAACCATCGATCAGGCCAAAGACTGGATGATCGACAACCAGCTAGGCAGAAGGAACCTCACCGAAGCCGAACGGACCTACTACGTGGGCCTGCGCTACAACCACGAGAAAATCAAAGACGCCAAAACACAGCAGGAACCGTTAGGAAAATTTTTCCGAACGGGCGACAAAGCCAAAGAGATCGGCCTGCAAAACGACATGACCGACCGCTCCGTACGCAACGCCGCCCAATACGCCCAAGGTCTTGACCTCATCGGCGAAATAGCGCCCGAGACCAAAGAGGCGGTTCTCAAGGGAGAAACCAAAATCAAAAAAGCCGACCTCCAAGCTATCGCCGCCGGAAAAGTGGCGCCGGAAGCTATCCTCGCCAAAACTCAACCGAAGACGGACCCAAAAACCGGGGCACCGGAAAACCAGACCACAGAACTCCGCATGCCCGTCAAGGACCGCGTAATCCAGCAAGGACTAAGCAACGAAGAGGTAAAAAAGCTCAACAGCGCCTACGACAAAACCGAACAAGTGATCCGCCAACTGATCAAATCCGGCTACCCAAAAGCCGAAATCCGCTGGATGCTCTCCCAGGCTGTCGCCAAAACCAAAAAATAA
- a CDS encoding ParA family protein: MPKIISIINHKGGVGKTTVTANLGAALAKQGFSVLLADFDPQANLTAHLDAVPEDGQPTIADAIIRNGETPVAPITENLSIIPGNLELARAESEYAGRMNAFLLLREKLEQLQSFDYILIDCPPSLGFFTLNALNASTHVLVPCEASKMASDGLLTLTELIGEVQRYGNKELNLLGVLISNKAVRTYQNEFEAMMRQHYPVLDTVIRSYKHLGECASMQQSIFDYAPQSNSADDFTSLATEVNQLTQHEKEIR, encoded by the coding sequence ATGCCAAAAATCATATCCATCATAAACCACAAAGGCGGCGTAGGCAAGACTACCGTCACCGCCAACCTCGGCGCGGCGCTGGCCAAACAAGGGTTCAGCGTACTGCTCGCCGACTTCGACCCGCAAGCCAATCTCACCGCACACCTCGACGCCGTTCCCGAAGACGGTCAGCCGACTATCGCCGACGCCATCATCCGCAACGGCGAAACGCCCGTGGCGCCCATAACCGAAAACCTTTCGATCATCCCGGGGAACCTCGAACTCGCCCGCGCCGAATCCGAATACGCCGGCCGTATGAACGCTTTCCTGCTCCTGCGCGAAAAACTCGAACAGCTACAGTCCTTCGACTACATCCTCATCGATTGCCCGCCCTCACTCGGCTTTTTCACGCTCAACGCCCTCAACGCTTCCACGCACGTGCTCGTACCCTGCGAAGCATCCAAAATGGCTTCCGACGGTCTCCTGACCCTCACCGAGCTTATCGGAGAAGTCCAGCGCTACGGCAATAAGGAGCTGAACCTCCTCGGCGTTCTCATCAGCAACAAGGCCGTACGTACCTACCAAAACGAGTTCGAGGCCATGATGCGCCAGCACTACCCCGTCCTCGACACCGTCATCAGGTCATACAAACACCTTGGCGAATGCGCTTCCATGCAACAGTCCATCTTCGACTACGCCCCGCAGTCCAACAGCGCCGACGATTTCACCAGCCTCGCCACAGAGGTAAACCAACTCACGCAGCATGAAAAAGAAATTCGCTAG
- a CDS encoding tetratricopeptide repeat protein, whose amino-acid sequence MKSVATENHAEEIRNLYEQGKREEALEYAIGVYADSGEGFEEVRDWAAKADTAERLTILALALCASHDYKGAKKTANRGIKASEEEVRDSVQQGLAAGILRGLERIVEDYGEAVGVKANNHHTYLVRGEAKAGLGDTKGAIADYDKAIKIKEDFCWAYNSRGEAKVKLGKRKEAIADFGEAIKYKADCYPAYYNRGLERYEIGMKEEAIADFGKAIEFRPDHYLAYFDRSCAQYDLGRYGEAEADCDKVIEIKDDYYQAYCNRGNARNKLGKTEEAVADFDRALELRKDYPTAYFNRGNMKYWQGKYQEAIADYDKALSLRRKDSKAYYSRATSKYFLGRYNEAISDYNKAIRFKTDYYQAYHDRGLAKQLLGRNEDAITDYGKAIKYKPDFRSAYGSRGKAKLSLGMYEEAIADYDKMLEIEADYIAYFHRGYAKGLAGKGEEAMADYDKALELKPDLWQAYNNRGDARSKQGRYEEAITDFDKAIEAHGENPMAYCNRGNAKLELGRYNEAIGDYDKAIGYNPENYLAYDGRAKAKEKLGMTEEAKADYGKALELNPKTKEVDGKSEEDSDE is encoded by the coding sequence ATGAAAAGTGTAGCGACGGAAAACCACGCGGAAGAGATCCGGAATTTATACGAACAAGGCAAAAGGGAAGAGGCGCTGGAATACGCTATCGGGGTTTACGCCGATTCCGGCGAAGGCTTTGAAGAAGTTAGGGATTGGGCCGCAAAGGCCGATACGGCGGAACGCTTGACGATTTTGGCGTTGGCCCTTTGCGCTTCGCATGATTATAAAGGCGCCAAGAAGACGGCGAACAGGGGGATAAAGGCTTCCGAAGAGGAGGTGAGGGATTCCGTGCAACAGGGCCTGGCGGCGGGCATACTCCGCGGTTTGGAGAGAATAGTAGAGGATTACGGAGAGGCGGTAGGCGTCAAGGCCAATAACCACCATACCTATCTGGTCAGGGGCGAAGCCAAGGCGGGATTGGGAGACACAAAAGGCGCTATAGCCGACTACGACAAGGCGATAAAAATCAAAGAGGACTTTTGTTGGGCCTATAACAGCCGGGGCGAGGCCAAGGTGAAATTGGGAAAAAGGAAAGAGGCCATAGCCGATTTCGGGGAAGCCATAAAATACAAGGCCGACTGCTATCCGGCGTATTATAACAGGGGACTGGAGCGGTATGAAATCGGAATGAAGGAAGAGGCCATAGCCGATTTTGGCAAGGCCATCGAATTCAGGCCGGACCATTATCTGGCATACTTCGACCGGTCTTGCGCACAGTACGATCTCGGAAGATACGGCGAGGCGGAGGCCGACTGCGATAAGGTTATCGAAATCAAAGACGACTATTACCAAGCCTATTGTAACCGGGGTAACGCCAGAAACAAGCTGGGGAAGACAGAGGAGGCCGTAGCCGATTTTGACAGGGCGCTGGAACTTCGCAAGGATTATCCCACGGCTTACTTTAACCGGGGGAACATGAAGTACTGGCAGGGGAAATACCAAGAGGCGATAGCTGACTATGACAAGGCTTTGAGCCTGAGAAGGAAGGACAGCAAGGCTTATTACAGCCGGGCGACTTCGAAATATTTCCTTGGCAGATACAACGAGGCCATCTCCGACTACAACAAGGCCATCAGGTTCAAGACCGACTACTATCAGGCGTATCATGACCGAGGTCTGGCGAAACAACTGCTGGGAAGGAACGAGGACGCGATAACCGATTACGGTAAGGCCATCAAATACAAACCGGATTTTCGGAGCGCCTACGGGAGCCGGGGCAAAGCCAAACTAAGTTTGGGCATGTACGAGGAAGCCATAGCGGACTATGACAAAATGTTAGAGATCGAGGCCGACTATATAGCCTATTTCCATCGTGGCTACGCGAAGGGACTAGCCGGTAAAGGCGAGGAGGCCATGGCCGATTACGACAAGGCGTTGGAGCTCAAGCCGGATTTATGGCAAGCCTACAATAACCGGGGCGACGCGAGATCGAAACAGGGACGGTATGAGGAAGCCATAACGGATTTTGACAAGGCGATAGAGGCCCATGGGGAAAACCCGATGGCGTATTGCAACAGGGGCAACGCGAAACTTGAGTTAGGAAGGTACAATGAGGCTATAGGGGATTATGACAAGGCTATCGGGTATAATCCGGAAAATTACTTGGCGTACGACGGCCGGGCAAAGGCCAAGGAAAAACTCGGAATGACGGAGGAAGCCAAGGCGGACTACGGTAAGGCTTTGGAGCTTAATCCCAAAACTAAGGAAGTTGATGGGAAGTCCGAAGAGGATAGCGACGAGTAA
- a CDS encoding type II toxin-antitoxin system prevent-host-death family antitoxin: MIAANYTEFRKDLKKYLDRVEEDGETLIVKRGSGEGTVTISMREYNAMLETMHLMRSKANAEHLMRSIGQVERGETVKGKLIDPE; the protein is encoded by the coding sequence ATGATAGCTGCAAATTATACGGAGTTCCGGAAGGATTTGAAGAAATACCTTGACCGAGTGGAAGAGGATGGCGAGACGTTGATCGTGAAGCGGGGATCCGGCGAGGGTACGGTGACGATTTCGATGAGGGAATATAACGCGATGTTGGAGACGATGCATTTGATGAGGTCCAAGGCGAACGCGGAGCATTTGATGCGGTCGATCGGGCAGGTGGAGCGCGGCGAGACTGTAAAGGGTAAACTGATCGATCCGGAATGA
- a CDS encoding Txe/YoeB family addiction module toxin yields the protein MNVVFSKEAWDDYVKWQSDKRVLKKINTLIKTIQRTPTEGAGNPEALKHVLSGYWSRRIDGEHRLVYSFSDTEVVIVSCRYHYR from the coding sequence ATGAACGTAGTTTTTTCGAAGGAGGCTTGGGACGACTATGTGAAGTGGCAGTCGGACAAGCGGGTTTTAAAGAAGATCAACACGCTGATCAAGACGATTCAGCGGACTCCGACGGAGGGAGCCGGGAACCCGGAGGCGTTGAAGCACGTTTTGTCGGGGTATTGGTCAAGGCGGATTGACGGTGAGCACCGGCTGGTGTATTCGTTTTCGGATACGGAGGTGGTGATTGTTTCTTGCAGGTATCATTATCGGTGA
- a CDS encoding DNA-processing protein DprA, producing MLSDFPIERVGIDDPEYPLALRDLGKSAPGVLYFRGDLSCLESGPAVAVVGSRRLSGHGRRAGDRIVSEYFVRREGFVTVSGLALGCDTVGHLASVRCGRPSVAVMATGLDRVYPDGNRKLAENILRAGGAWVSEYPPGTGPDRSRFVARNRIQAGLSHGVFVMESGAKGGTMHTAKFAERYGRPGACLASHFLPEFAGMVDLEAVAGNRILMDRGWRGLDSERSVMEFVVEVLVWDRARRKVGGQMEIF from the coding sequence ATGTTGAGTGATTTTCCTATAGAGCGTGTTGGGATTGACGATCCGGAATATCCTTTGGCTTTGCGGGATTTGGGAAAGTCGGCGCCCGGGGTTTTGTATTTCAGGGGGGATTTGTCTTGTCTGGAATCGGGGCCGGCTGTGGCCGTTGTCGGCAGCAGGAGGCTGAGCGGTCACGGGCGCCGGGCGGGGGACAGGATCGTGTCGGAGTATTTTGTGAGACGAGAGGGTTTCGTCACTGTCAGCGGTCTGGCGCTGGGTTGCGATACGGTGGGCCATCTGGCTTCGGTCCGTTGCGGCAGGCCTTCGGTGGCGGTGATGGCTACGGGTTTGGACAGGGTTTATCCGGACGGGAACCGCAAGTTGGCGGAGAATATTTTGCGTGCCGGAGGGGCTTGGGTCAGCGAGTATCCGCCGGGTACGGGGCCCGACAGGTCTAGGTTTGTGGCGCGCAACAGGATTCAGGCGGGGCTGAGTCACGGGGTTTTCGTGATGGAATCGGGAGCCAAGGGCGGGACGATGCATACGGCCAAGTTTGCGGAGCGGTACGGGAGGCCGGGGGCTTGTCTGGCGAGCCATTTTTTGCCGGAGTTCGCTGGCATGGTTGATTTGGAGGCCGTGGCGGGAAACCGTATTTTGATGGACAGGGGTTGGCGCGGGCTGGATTCGGAGCGGTCGGTAATGGAGTTTGTGGTTGAGGTTTTGGTTTGGGATCGGGCCCGGAGGAAGGTTGGCGGGCAGATGGAGATTTTTTGA
- a CDS encoding ISAs1 family transposase, with the protein MLAVFRSGGKLNFSQIHRSMKRDHDYWRDFTGGKSKCCVSRVQLRRILKDTDIQGLKAVAETTFNANETIDPQALQWFSIDGKELRGSIDKSSGDKRGESVVLVTAQEDKTSKVVGYYSGTKDSERGIVDEYFETQSGLSGTAYTMDALHNNSGLLEGIHGKRGVYLSQIKGNQKILREDLRDMERRSECLDYKKTVEKGHGRIETRIYRTYPVETGCLERRWSNTGMSCFIRVDRTRKVVKTGKTSSETSYYVSNINTGLIDQYNLPNAVRGHWSVEANNNMRDTNFGEDGLRSLVSGIQQSVSCILTAVMNILIQRNAGENMNEMREEIVADINSIHQYFNR; encoded by the coding sequence ATGCTTGCCGTATTCAGGAGCGGAGGAAAACTCAATTTCTCACAGATTCACCGCTCAATGAAAAGGGATCACGATTATTGGCGGGATTTCACAGGTGGTAAAAGTAAGTGTTGTGTGAGCCGTGTTCAACTCCGAAGAATCCTGAAGGATACAGATATACAGGGACTTAAGGCGGTTGCTGAAACCACTTTTAACGCAAACGAAACTATAGATCCGCAAGCTCTTCAATGGTTTTCGATTGACGGTAAAGAACTCCGGGGGAGTATCGACAAATCCTCAGGGGACAAACGCGGGGAAAGCGTGGTTCTGGTTACCGCGCAAGAAGATAAAACCAGCAAGGTTGTAGGCTACTATTCGGGTACCAAAGACTCCGAGCGGGGTATTGTCGACGAATATTTTGAAACTCAATCCGGTCTTTCGGGAACGGCTTATACGATGGATGCCCTTCACAATAATTCCGGGTTACTGGAGGGAATCCATGGAAAACGGGGCGTCTACCTTTCACAAATAAAAGGGAACCAGAAAATACTCCGTGAAGACCTTCGAGACATGGAGCGGAGATCAGAATGTTTGGATTATAAAAAGACCGTCGAAAAGGGCCATGGCAGGATCGAAACAAGAATATACCGGACCTACCCGGTGGAAACGGGATGCTTGGAGCGTCGCTGGTCGAATACGGGGATGAGCTGCTTCATACGGGTAGACCGTACCCGTAAAGTCGTTAAAACAGGAAAAACATCAAGCGAGACATCATACTACGTCAGCAATATAAATACCGGTCTTATTGATCAATACAACTTGCCTAACGCCGTAAGGGGACACTGGTCCGTAGAGGCAAACAATAATATGAGGGATACGAACTTCGGAGAGGACGGGTTAAGGAGCCTTGTCTCTGGTATACAGCAAAGTGTTTCATGTATTTTGACTGCTGTAATGAATATTTTGATCCAAAGGAACGCTGGTGAAAATATGAATGAAATGCGAGAGGAGATCGTAGCAGATATAAATTCTATTCACCAATATTTTAATAGATAG
- a CDS encoding NADase-type glycan-binding domain-containing protein — translation MTVLIYEIEESFFYIILIFEMKILTILFVLFSPLIVCAENVLPINRFYATSTQLPHSDFSAYHCFDGETETFWRTLPGSGPEEGIMIYLDEPTYIDHLDILDEKGNEIKSIGLYFDGKTAWGGTSVKDKVLSLFIKAPSNFRTVIMDEEGLEYSVFSESDFFAISEIRFYSNKNDQYDLRLPKIVDASLKASSSLSPEVAYGVSNLVDGIKENAWVEAKKGLGVNEELGFSFDHDIKVNQIRIWNGYHRSEEHYRANARLASFMVEDETGKAQQFTFSKGDDIKTFQFEEPLQGKSFNLKILSAYRGTKYEDLVISEVQFLYQGVPYQIKTTTEETRVKKNRALQNGIIKAVLDRNLNMSKSSRKEKGGIERLESSSRSILLRSNHTFVLYERETEMFSTEDGLDENSNEEIIADGSWELKNIADDKVTVRIFGKMFEPQTRSDLYKGEVENSSLRIFQDFITITPNTLKGRNVVSPIPLR, via the coding sequence TTGACCGTTTTAATTTATGAGATAGAAGAAAGCTTCTTTTATATAATTCTGATTTTTGAAATGAAAATCCTTACAATACTGTTTGTACTTTTTTCGCCACTTATTGTATGTGCGGAAAATGTTCTCCCCATTAATCGATTTTATGCGACTTCCACCCAGTTACCGCATTCCGATTTTTCGGCATACCATTGCTTTGATGGCGAAACGGAAACCTTTTGGCGTACATTGCCGGGATCAGGGCCGGAGGAAGGCATTATGATTTATTTGGACGAGCCCACTTATATTGATCATCTGGATATCCTTGACGAAAAAGGGAATGAAATTAAATCTATAGGATTATATTTTGATGGTAAGACCGCATGGGGAGGTACTTCTGTAAAAGATAAAGTCTTATCGCTATTCATAAAAGCGCCATCTAATTTTAGGACGGTTATAATGGACGAGGAGGGATTAGAATATAGTGTTTTTTCGGAATCCGATTTTTTTGCTATATCAGAAATCCGATTTTATTCAAATAAAAACGATCAATACGATTTACGATTACCCAAAATTGTAGACGCGTCTCTAAAAGCGTCGAGCAGTCTGAGTCCCGAAGTGGCTTATGGTGTGTCAAACCTGGTGGACGGTATAAAGGAAAACGCTTGGGTGGAAGCCAAAAAGGGTTTGGGCGTAAACGAGGAATTAGGCTTTTCATTTGACCATGATATCAAAGTGAATCAAATCAGAATTTGGAACGGCTACCATCGTTCCGAGGAACATTACAGAGCAAACGCAAGACTCGCCTCCTTCATGGTTGAGGATGAGACCGGAAAGGCGCAGCAATTCACCTTTTCCAAGGGGGATGATATCAAAACATTTCAATTTGAAGAACCATTACAAGGAAAATCCTTCAATTTGAAGATATTGTCCGCATATAGAGGAACGAAGTATGAAGACTTGGTTATCAGTGAAGTACAATTCCTATATCAGGGAGTTCCTTATCAGATTAAAACTACCACTGAAGAGACAAGAGTAAAGAAGAATCGCGCACTCCAAAACGGAATTATTAAGGCCGTACTGGATAGGAACCTGAATATGTCTAAGTCTTCACGCAAGGAAAAAGGGGGGATCGAACGTCTTGAATCTTCTAGCAGATCCATTCTATTGCGCTCCAATCATACTTTTGTACTTTATGAAAGAGAGACCGAAATGTTTTCGACTGAAGACGGTCTCGATGAGAATAGCAATGAAGAGATCATAGCGGATGGCAGTTGGGAGCTGAAAAATATCGCCGATGACAAGGTTACGGTTCGTATTTTCGGAAAGATGTTCGAGCCTCAGACCCGTAGCGATTTATACAAAGGCGAGGTGGAAAATTCGAGTTTGAGGATCTTTCAAGATTTTATTACGATTACTCCGAATACTTTGAAAGGCAGAAATGTTGTAAGCCCAATTCCACTAAGATGA
- a CDS encoding M15 family metallopeptidase, with the protein MKKTLKLVLCFAILIGIQTGQAEPIFRTNHILSESFIHQPDTGFVDLKTYDSNFSYDFRYATTNNFLKEKVYDCVQCLLRKDVAEALVRVNEKLKAKGYRIRLYDCYRPKGVQRKMWKIKPDARYVANPNAKGSSHNRGGAVDLTLETLEGKVLDMGTDFDHFGKRAHSDNNTLPAQILKNRELLRKTMMSEGFRPIRTEWWHFYFENAKKYSISNFPFDCQ; encoded by the coding sequence ATGAAAAAGACCCTGAAGTTAGTGTTATGTTTTGCCATATTGATCGGTATTCAGACTGGGCAGGCGGAACCAATTTTTCGGACGAATCATATTCTTTCCGAATCATTCATTCATCAGCCAGATACTGGCTTTGTCGATTTAAAGACATACGACTCTAATTTTTCTTATGACTTTCGGTATGCGACCACGAATAACTTTTTAAAAGAAAAGGTTTATGATTGCGTACAGTGCCTTCTCCGAAAAGATGTGGCGGAGGCCTTGGTTAGAGTAAACGAAAAGTTGAAGGCGAAGGGATACCGCATAAGGTTATACGATTGCTATAGGCCTAAAGGTGTGCAGCGAAAGATGTGGAAGATCAAACCCGACGCCCGCTATGTAGCTAATCCGAACGCCAAGGGATCGTCGCATAATAGAGGGGGGGCTGTTGATTTGACATTGGAAACTCTGGAAGGAAAAGTGTTGGATATGGGAACCGATTTCGATCATTTTGGAAAACGGGCGCACAGTGACAATAATACACTTCCAGCACAAATATTAAAAAATCGAGAATTGCTTCGTAAAACGATGATGAGCGAAGGTTTTCGACCGATAAGAACCGAGTGGTGGCATTTCTATTTTGAAAACGCAAAGAAATATTCAATCTCTAATTTCCCTTTTGACTGCCAATAG
- a CDS encoding VanW family protein: MKIEKPINRGRLRRFLGKEYFILKRKWEWLFSGKRWCSERVKERFPHHVFSHKSMILRPLKDVEMYLQENKRTNLRLAVEKLDGLVIKPGETFSIWKNVGRPTKGKGYLEGLVLVNGSTGKDIGGGLCQLGNLLFWLFAHSPLTITERYRHGYDVFPDVNRKIPFGAGATLSYNYIDLQARNDTSRSFHLSLWLDDTHLHGALTADQKMDMKFRVEERNHQMSQQYWGGYSRHNQIVQIIENHNGEVEEKLLVENHAIMMYNPFLEE; encoded by the coding sequence ATGAAGATAGAAAAACCGATTAACCGTGGCAGGCTAAGACGCTTCTTGGGTAAGGAATATTTTATACTGAAGAGAAAATGGGAGTGGCTGTTTTCTGGTAAAAGATGGTGTTCGGAACGCGTAAAGGAGCGTTTCCCCCATCATGTATTTTCGCATAAAAGTATGATTCTTCGACCGCTGAAAGACGTGGAAATGTACTTGCAGGAGAATAAGCGCACAAATCTCCGCTTGGCGGTGGAAAAGCTTGACGGTTTGGTAATCAAACCGGGCGAGACCTTCTCCATCTGGAAGAATGTAGGAAGGCCCACTAAAGGCAAAGGATACTTGGAAGGCTTGGTTTTGGTGAATGGAAGCACGGGGAAAGATATCGGTGGCGGATTGTGCCAATTGGGGAACCTGCTATTCTGGCTGTTCGCCCACAGCCCATTGACGATTACCGAAAGGTACCGCCACGGATATGACGTGTTTCCGGATGTCAACCGAAAGATTCCCTTCGGAGCCGGAGCTACTTTGTCGTATAATTATATTGATTTGCAGGCGAGAAACGATACGTCGAGAAGTTTTCATTTGAGTTTGTGGCTGGACGATACCCATTTACACGGTGCTTTGACTGCAGATCAGAAAATGGACATGAAGTTTAGGGTTGAGGAACGTAATCACCAAATGAGCCAGCAATATTGGGGAGGTTATTCCCGTCATAATCAAATTGTTCAAATCATTGAAAATCACAACGGAGAGGTTGAGGAGAAATTATTGGTCGAGAATCACGCGATTATGATGTATAATCCATTTTTGGAGGAGTAG